The Paenibacillus sp. FSL R7-0204 genome includes a region encoding these proteins:
- a CDS encoding MerR family DNA-binding transcriptional regulator produces MKTSEVAQRADLPISTLRYYEKIGLITEEYVLREENNYRNYVPEIITYLKDEQTLIITAKIAEIEDAQKNLEASKQSLYQLLKMDITCEDGFGKH; encoded by the coding sequence ATGAAAACCAGTGAAGTCGCCCAAAGGGCTGATCTTCCGATATCGACTCTGCGTTATTATGAGAAAATCGGCCTTATTACAGAAGAGTATGTCCTTAGAGAAGAAAATAATTACCGGAATTATGTCCCGGAGATTATTACTTATCTTAAGGATGAACAGACACTTATCATAACGGCTAAAATAGCTGAAATTGAAGACGCACAAAAAAACTTGGAGGCTTCCAAGCAGTCTCTTTACCAGCTTCTAAAGATGGATATTACCTGTGAGGACGGGTTCGGAAAACACTAA
- a CDS encoding nitroreductase family protein produces the protein MSNMTGKFHTTNDFNEIVLERRSVKVYDPEVKISREELTEILAEASRAPSSVNMQPWRFLVIDSAEGKAKLAPLAAFNQTQALTSSAVIAIFYDTNNVEYMDEIFGKAVELGYMPREVMEMQLQQVKPYYAKISASDLRDVNLIDSGLVAMQLMLVARAHGYDTNPMAGYDKEHIAEVFGLDKERFQPVMLISIGKAAKEGYPSYRLPVDTITTWA, from the coding sequence ATGAGCAACATGACAGGTAAATTCCACACCACCAACGATTTCAACGAAATTGTCCTGGAGCGCCGCTCCGTGAAAGTCTATGATCCCGAGGTGAAAATCAGCAGAGAGGAGCTGACAGAGATTCTGGCAGAGGCTTCCCGTGCCCCCTCTTCCGTCAACATGCAGCCATGGCGTTTCCTGGTTATTGACAGCGCTGAAGGCAAAGCAAAGCTCGCACCGCTGGCTGCCTTCAACCAGACTCAGGCGTTAACTTCCTCGGCTGTTATTGCGATATTTTATGATACGAATAACGTTGAATATATGGACGAAATTTTCGGCAAAGCTGTAGAGCTTGGGTACATGCCCCGCGAGGTAATGGAAATGCAGCTGCAGCAGGTCAAGCCTTATTATGCGAAGATTTCCGCATCCGATTTGCGGGATGTGAATCTGATTGACTCGGGGCTTGTAGCGATGCAGTTAATGCTGGTGGCCCGCGCCCACGGATACGATACCAACCCGATGGCCGGCTATGACAAGGAGCATATTGCCGAAGTGTTCGGCCTGGACAAGGAACGGTTCCAGCCGGTCATGCTGATCTCGATAGGCAAGGCTGCCAAGGAGGGGTATCCTTCCTACCGTCTGCCGGTCGATACGATCACAACCTGGGCATAA
- a CDS encoding amino acid permease, with product MQAQQPKRPAVQAGNANTPGLRKSFKARHLTMIALGGSIGTGLFLASGGAIASSGPGGALLAYTAVGIMVYFLMTSLGELATYLPDSGSFSTYGTRFVSPAFGFAIGWNFWYNWAVTIAAELSAATVIIKYWFPDSPSFLWSLLFLALMFGLNFLSARGYGESEYWFAIIKIITVVVFLTVGVLMIFGILGGKAVGFSNFELGGSSFHGGFFAFVGVFMAAGFSFQGTELVGVAAGESENPRRNVPIAIRQVFWRILIFYIFAIAVIGMLIPYTNPDLLRGGIDDIGVSPFTIVFNKAGLAIAASVMNAVILSSVLSAGNSGMYASTRVLYAMAKDGMAPRALGKLNRRGVPVGALLVTTAVGMLAFLASFFGDGAVYNWLLNASGMCGFINWLGIAVCHYRFRRAFVKQGHSLEELPYRARWFPFGPLFAFALCMVAVFGQNMGAFTGAKIDWYGILVSYVSVPLFLLIWLGYGWFRKSSLIPLDKCDLSTHAD from the coding sequence ATGCAAGCACAGCAGCCTAAACGGCCGGCAGTACAGGCAGGTAACGCCAATACGCCGGGCCTGCGCAAATCCTTCAAAGCAAGACATCTGACCATGATCGCCCTCGGCGGCTCGATCGGAACCGGACTGTTCCTCGCCAGCGGCGGGGCCATCGCCTCCTCCGGTCCGGGCGGAGCCCTGCTCGCCTACACGGCCGTCGGCATTATGGTCTATTTTCTGATGACCAGCCTTGGGGAGCTGGCAACCTATCTGCCCGATTCCGGTTCCTTCAGCACTTACGGTACACGGTTCGTCAGCCCCGCCTTCGGCTTCGCTATCGGCTGGAACTTCTGGTACAACTGGGCAGTAACCATTGCAGCCGAACTCTCAGCAGCCACCGTTATCATTAAGTACTGGTTCCCGGACAGTCCTTCGTTCCTGTGGAGCCTGCTCTTCCTGGCGCTCATGTTCGGCCTGAACTTCCTCTCTGCGCGGGGGTATGGCGAGTCGGAATACTGGTTCGCCATTATCAAGATTATTACGGTGGTCGTCTTCTTGACGGTCGGCGTCCTGATGATCTTCGGGATTCTGGGCGGCAAGGCGGTGGGCTTCAGCAACTTTGAGCTCGGAGGCAGCTCCTTCCATGGCGGCTTCTTCGCCTTCGTCGGGGTCTTCATGGCCGCCGGGTTCTCCTTCCAGGGAACGGAGCTGGTCGGCGTAGCCGCCGGAGAGAGCGAGAATCCGCGCCGCAACGTGCCGATTGCGATCCGCCAGGTGTTCTGGCGCATCCTGATCTTCTATATTTTCGCCATTGCCGTCATCGGTATGCTGATTCCTTATACGAATCCCGATCTGCTCCGCGGCGGTATTGATGATATCGGCGTCAGCCCGTTCACAATCGTCTTCAACAAAGCAGGGCTGGCGATTGCCGCCTCGGTAATGAATGCCGTGATTCTCAGCTCCGTGCTGTCTGCCGGAAACTCCGGGATGTATGCCTCCACCCGTGTCCTGTACGCCATGGCCAAGGATGGAATGGCACCGCGCGCGCTCGGCAAGCTGAACCGCAGAGGTGTTCCTGTAGGCGCACTGCTCGTGACTACCGCTGTCGGCATGCTCGCCTTCCTTGCCTCCTTCTTCGGAGATGGCGCAGTGTACAATTGGCTGCTTAACGCTTCCGGGATGTGCGGCTTCATCAACTGGCTGGGGATTGCCGTCTGCCATTACCGGTTCCGCCGGGCCTTCGTGAAGCAGGGCCATTCGCTGGAGGAGCTGCCTTACCGGGCGAGATGGTTCCCGTTCGGTCCGTTGTTTGCCTTCGCTCTGTGTATGGTAGCCGTTTTCGGCCAGAACATGGGCGCCTTCACCGGTGCGAAGATCGACTGGTATGGCATTCTTGTCTCCTACGTCAGTGTGCCGCTGTTCCTGCTAATCTGGCTGGGCTATGGCTGGTTCCGCAAGAGCAGCCTTATCCCCCTCGATAAGTGTGATCTAAGCACCCACGCAGACTGA
- a CDS encoding virulence factor → MKITFIEPTPSPNTMKLHLDESLAPGIRRTYTPETRRSAPSWAQEMLEIPGVTSIYHAADFAALERKGSADWAAILREVQNRFGADGLSAEYSLGDENDGAHFGESQVFVQMFRGIPIQIRVKTGAKEERIALSSRFTQAVTDVASAVMIKERKLSDYGVRYGEPPEIAREVEQELEAAYPQERLDSLVQQAIAHGAAGEFVEQRHKKEQAELLRDLHAEDWRVRYAALEDLAPGEQLLPELRAALHDPKLQIRRLAVVYLGDIRTPGAMELLYEAMKDSAPAVRRTAGDTLSDIGDPAATPVMTASLSDASKLVRWRAARFLYEVGTAEAQDALSVAAEDPEFEVGLQAKMALERILSGEEAAGTVWQQMSERRRS, encoded by the coding sequence ATGAAGATTACATTTATTGAACCGACACCGAGTCCAAATACCATGAAGCTTCATCTGGACGAAAGCCTTGCCCCCGGTATCCGCCGGACCTATACCCCGGAGACCCGGCGCTCCGCCCCTTCCTGGGCGCAGGAGATGCTGGAGATTCCGGGCGTGACCAGTATTTATCATGCCGCTGACTTCGCCGCGCTGGAGCGCAAGGGCAGTGCCGACTGGGCTGCAATTCTGCGCGAGGTCCAGAACCGCTTCGGGGCGGACGGCCTCAGCGCGGAATATAGTCTTGGCGATGAGAATGACGGCGCCCACTTCGGGGAGTCCCAGGTGTTCGTGCAGATGTTCCGCGGCATCCCGATTCAGATCCGGGTCAAGACCGGCGCGAAGGAGGAGCGCATCGCCCTTTCCAGCCGCTTCACCCAGGCGGTGACCGATGTGGCCAGCGCCGTGATGATCAAAGAGCGCAAGCTCAGCGATTACGGCGTACGCTACGGCGAGCCGCCGGAGATTGCCCGCGAGGTCGAGCAGGAGCTGGAGGCGGCGTATCCGCAGGAACGCCTCGACTCCCTCGTGCAGCAGGCCATCGCGCACGGGGCTGCCGGCGAGTTCGTCGAGCAGCGGCACAAGAAAGAGCAGGCCGAGCTGCTGCGAGACCTGCACGCCGAGGATTGGCGCGTGCGCTATGCCGCGCTGGAGGATCTGGCGCCGGGCGAGCAGCTCCTGCCGGAGCTGCGGGCGGCTCTGCACGACCCCAAGCTGCAGATCCGCAGATTGGCGGTCGTGTACCTGGGCGACATCCGCACGCCCGGTGCGATGGAGCTTCTCTATGAGGCGATGAAGGACAGCGCCCCGGCCGTGCGGCGCACCGCCGGGGACACGCTCTCCGACATCGGCGACCCGGCGGCGACGCCGGTGATGACGGCGTCGCTGAGTGATGCCAGCAAGCTGGTGCGCTGGCGGGCGGCACGCTTCCTCTACGAAGTCGGGACCGCTGAGGCCCAGGACGCGCTTAGCGTTGCTGCGGAAGACCCCGAATTCGAGGTCGGGCTCCAGGCCAAGATGGCGCTGGAGCGGATTCTGTCCGGCGAGGAAGCGGCGGGCACTGTCTGGCAGCAGATGTCAGAGCGGCGGCGGAGCTGA
- a CDS encoding MBL fold metallo-hydrolase yields the protein MARIRYNNIDNVSTDKTLKEFRQWREDRRKKKKDYTYKVPNHPPRLDYLAGNRLETTITWIGHSTFFLQYEGLNIITDPIWARRLGFEKRIGQPGIPLADIPPIDLILISHSHYDHLHIASIRKLYRAGTTIVVPAGLKRKMLRKGFPSCQEMQWWQEITLGAVKLTFVPTQHWTRRTPFDTNSSHWGGYVLQPANPQKHPEGEEGKAQHKLLPPNLYFAGDSGFFPGFKEIGRRFKLHVALMPIGAYEPEWFMNSQHVNPEEAVQAFLDVGAELMIPMHFGTFRLADDTAREALDRMEQARVAQGLGEERIRTLGYGETLVVQPEERPAGQ from the coding sequence ATGGCCAGAATACGTTATAATAACATCGACAATGTAAGCACCGATAAAACACTTAAGGAATTCCGCCAATGGCGTGAGGACCGCCGCAAGAAAAAGAAGGATTACACCTATAAAGTGCCGAATCATCCGCCGCGCCTCGACTATCTGGCCGGGAACCGGCTGGAGACAACGATTACGTGGATCGGGCACTCCACTTTTTTTCTGCAATACGAAGGGCTTAATATTATCACCGACCCGATCTGGGCGCGGCGGCTGGGCTTCGAGAAGCGGATCGGTCAGCCGGGCATTCCGCTGGCGGATATCCCGCCGATCGATCTGATTCTGATTTCCCATTCCCATTATGACCATCTGCATATCGCGTCCATCCGCAAGCTATACCGGGCAGGAACAACCATTGTGGTGCCTGCAGGGCTTAAGCGCAAAATGCTCCGCAAAGGCTTCCCGAGCTGCCAGGAAATGCAGTGGTGGCAGGAGATTACGCTGGGCGCCGTCAAGCTGACGTTTGTCCCGACCCAGCACTGGACGCGGAGAACGCCGTTCGATACGAATTCCTCGCACTGGGGCGGTTATGTGCTTCAGCCGGCAAACCCGCAGAAGCACCCGGAGGGGGAGGAGGGCAAGGCGCAGCATAAGCTGCTTCCGCCGAACCTCTATTTTGCCGGAGACAGCGGCTTCTTCCCTGGCTTCAAGGAGATCGGCAGACGCTTCAAGCTGCATGTTGCGCTGATGCCGATTGGCGCTTATGAACCTGAATGGTTCATGAACTCCCAGCATGTGAATCCCGAGGAGGCCGTACAGGCCTTTCTTGATGTAGGCGCCGAGCTGATGATTCCCATGCACTTCGGAACCTTCAGGCTGGCAGATGATACCGCGCGCGAAGCGCTGGACCGGATGGAGCAGGCGAGGGTAGCGCAGGGGCTTGGTGAGGAGCGTATCCGTACCTTGGGCTATGGGGAGACGCTGGTCGTCCAGCCCGAGGAACGCCCGGCTGGGCAATAA